The proteins below come from a single Parageobacillus toebii NBRC 107807 genomic window:
- a CDS encoding processed acidic surface protein, which produces MKKLIPFAVAASLAIATLPASAFAIESNDPELQSYLNEIGMTQEELKEYLDYDGYTLEDFQDVDELRSELGDVLTEENLQQLLEDYGLTKEELKQLLIDNGELEPNEEITEVFKFYNDLEEYVEFERLYLTPINEETLADFLQEHDMTKEQLLALLNSHHESLEDYSSIGELADVVDYYQNLTPLTEETLNELLDELGLTRQQLEKLLAENNDSLDNYTTVEELAEAIVDYMLPDLDELGLTDAELEKLYNHFESLNMEDPQFASKMEELSKRMEAISSYDFESVKELSPAQIAEIADVMNDMLDAFQLDVKFYLTKNGEKKPLSLSTLLTMESTNGYDLFIEIYNKQGELLADFILTADMFNSDLFDGVGEDLEKTGKVVEIGKKIEKIEEKVKQKPVKRTVKGAKLPKTASPYVSNMLMGVGFIAIGAFLFRIRKILGAK; this is translated from the coding sequence ATGAAAAAATTGATTCCTTTTGCTGTTGCGGCATCCCTTGCCATCGCAACATTGCCTGCTTCTGCTTTTGCGATTGAATCCAATGATCCTGAGCTCCAAAGCTATCTAAACGAGATCGGTATGACCCAGGAAGAGCTGAAAGAATATTTAGACTACGATGGCTACACATTAGAAGATTTTCAAGATGTCGATGAGCTTCGCAGCGAGCTTGGCGATGTATTGACAGAAGAAAATTTACAACAATTGCTTGAAGATTATGGCTTAACGAAAGAGGAATTAAAACAACTTCTTATCGATAACGGTGAACTAGAACCAAACGAAGAAATTACGGAAGTGTTTAAGTTTTATAACGACTTAGAGGAATACGTCGAGTTTGAACGATTATATTTAACACCGATTAACGAAGAAACGCTTGCCGATTTCTTGCAAGAACATGATATGACGAAAGAACAATTACTCGCGCTTCTTAACAGCCATCATGAATCGTTAGAAGATTACAGTTCCATTGGCGAATTGGCTGATGTGGTGGATTATTATCAAAACTTAACTCCGCTTACGGAAGAAACATTGAACGAACTTTTAGACGAGCTTGGACTTACTCGACAACAATTGGAAAAGTTGCTTGCGGAAAATAACGATTCGTTAGACAACTATACGACAGTGGAAGAACTAGCAGAAGCCATTGTCGATTATATGCTTCCTGACTTAGATGAACTTGGCCTAACGGACGCTGAACTCGAAAAATTGTATAATCATTTCGAATCACTGAATATGGAAGATCCGCAATTCGCGAGTAAAATGGAAGAACTTAGCAAACGGATGGAAGCTATTAGTTCGTACGACTTTGAAAGTGTAAAAGAATTGTCTCCGGCACAAATAGCGGAAATTGCGGATGTGATGAATGACATGCTTGACGCTTTCCAATTAGACGTGAAATTTTATTTGACGAAAAACGGGGAGAAAAAGCCATTAAGCCTATCCACGCTGCTAACGATGGAATCAACGAACGGCTATGACCTCTTTATCGAAATTTATAACAAACAAGGGGAACTGCTTGCCGACTTTATATTGACAGCCGACATGTTTAACTCTGATTTATTTGATGGCGTAGGCGAAGATTTAGAGAAAACGGGAAAAGTTGTGGAGATAGGGAAAAAGATTGAGAAAATTGAGGAAAAAGTAAAACAAAAACCGGTAAAAAGAACGGTAAAAGGAGCAAAACTTCCAAAAACGGCTTCTCCGTACGTATCGAATATGCTTATGGGGGTTGGATTCATCGCTATAGGAGCGTTCCTATTCCGGATAAGAAAAATATTAGGAGCGAAATAA
- a CDS encoding DUF3021 domain-containing protein yields MKKFLYRSIIGILIGSFIAVVVTSSIIYFGHFPVINGEEFIKNSFGSIFCGWFFAVSSLYFELESLRLSQQTALHFVTVIVLYFILSLGIGWIPFDLKNILISAAIFIVVYLVIWGCYYLYFKNLANQMNEDLEKI; encoded by the coding sequence ATGAAAAAATTCTTATACAGAAGCATCATCGGGATATTGATCGGTTCCTTTATCGCAGTAGTGGTAACTAGCTCTATCATCTATTTCGGTCATTTCCCTGTCATTAATGGTGAAGAATTTATAAAAAACTCATTTGGGAGCATATTTTGTGGATGGTTTTTTGCCGTATCTTCGCTTTATTTTGAATTAGAATCGCTCCGTCTGTCGCAACAAACGGCATTGCACTTTGTTACAGTAATTGTTTTATATTTTATCCTGTCCTTGGGAATTGGGTGGATCCCGTTTGATTTGAAAAACATCCTTATTTCAGCAGCTATATTTATTGTAGTCTATTTAGTTATATGGGGTTGCTACTATTTATATTTCAAAAACTTAGCAAATCAAATGAATGAAGATTTAGAGAAAATATAA
- a CDS encoding LytTR family DNA-binding domain-containing protein, which translates to MKVSLDIDSDYDETIVTIHCKEVDDTIKEILDFLKGMETEFIVGKNGDMHYILKPNEIHFFRAHGDSIEAVTAEGTFKLKEKLYELEKLLPSNKFVRISKSVIVNLYELSRFEASFNGTLCVYFKSGVKEYVSRRYVHAIKKALKMNRGKKE; encoded by the coding sequence ATGAAAGTGTCTTTGGATATTGACAGCGATTACGATGAGACAATCGTGACCATTCACTGTAAGGAAGTAGATGACACGATTAAAGAAATTCTTGATTTTTTAAAAGGGATGGAGACGGAATTTATTGTCGGAAAAAATGGTGATATGCATTATATATTAAAGCCAAATGAGATCCATTTTTTTCGTGCTCATGGGGATAGCATCGAGGCGGTGACAGCCGAGGGAACATTTAAATTGAAGGAAAAGCTGTATGAGCTCGAAAAATTGCTTCCCTCTAACAAGTTTGTTCGCATTTCTAAGTCGGTCATTGTAAATCTCTATGAGTTGAGCCGGTTTGAAGCATCGTTCAATGGCACTCTATGCGTTTATTTTAAATCAGGAGTGAAAGAGTACGTTTCTCGACGTTATGTTCATGCCATCAAAAAAGCATTAAAAATGAATAGGGGGAAAAAAGAATGA
- a CDS encoding sugar phosphate isomerase/epimerase family protein: MAYKFYAMDFAFYNSMGIYSFEARCEMLKEIGYDATHLSVWHGERWRDVEKLKNVKEKYGLDVAGVYVVLDLSLGEDHPRNTGILKMLEIMEGCSTVELAIQSVGHHIRPSDPKGDDIAVKWLEKALKIAERRNINILLYTHLSFWVERHEDAVRLCKRLNHPNLGIVFCGYHWYAVDGTNLLGTLRAVSPYLKQVNISGSRRDPHGFGGVATIEPLDVGELDNFALLGQLKKMGYNGMIGYQGWGEGGDAYSKLSRSLKAFRDMERRLEAHPHWADLRLTP; this comes from the coding sequence ATGGCTTACAAATTTTATGCAATGGATTTTGCTTTTTATAACTCCATGGGCATTTATAGCTTTGAAGCTCGGTGTGAAATGCTAAAAGAGATCGGCTATGATGCGACCCATTTATCCGTCTGGCACGGAGAACGGTGGAGAGATGTAGAGAAGCTGAAAAACGTTAAGGAGAAATATGGACTGGATGTCGCTGGCGTGTACGTTGTGTTAGACCTTTCATTAGGTGAGGACCATCCAAGAAATACGGGTATTTTAAAAATGCTGGAGATCATGGAAGGATGCTCCACGGTCGAGCTGGCGATTCAATCTGTCGGACATCATATACGCCCTTCAGACCCTAAAGGGGACGACATCGCTGTGAAGTGGCTGGAAAAAGCACTGAAGATTGCGGAACGAAGAAACATTAATATCTTACTTTACACACACTTATCATTCTGGGTTGAACGCCATGAAGATGCAGTAAGACTTTGCAAGCGTCTCAATCATCCTAATCTCGGCATTGTATTTTGCGGCTACCATTGGTACGCAGTCGATGGAACAAACCTATTAGGTACGCTTAGAGCGGTATCCCCTTACTTAAAACAAGTAAACATTTCTGGCAGCCGCCGAGATCCTCACGGTTTTGGGGGAGTGGCGACAATCGAGCCTTTGGATGTCGGGGAGTTAGATAATTTTGCGTTGCTTGGACAGCTTAAAAAGATGGGCTATAATGGGATGATTGGCTACCAAGGTTGGGGTGAAGGAGGCGACGCTTACAGCAAGCTAAGCCGTTCACTCAAAGCGTTCCGCGATATGGAGCGTAGACTTGAGGCACACCCACATTGGGCGGATTTAAGATTAACTCCATAA
- a CDS encoding SDR family oxidoreductase — protein sequence MKVLVIGANGKVGQHVVSMLHAHERHTVRAMVRKQEQLEAFQKKGIEAVLADLEGTVDEIAEAAKGCDAIVFSAGSGGHTGADKTLLVDLDGAVKAMEAAEKVGIKRFVMVSSFQAHNRENWPENLKPYYVAKHYADRMLMNSGLNYTIIRPGYLLNEKGTGLVTVAENLNVGSIPREDVARTIVQSLDEPNTYKKAFDLMSGDTEIAEALKSL from the coding sequence ATGAAAGTTTTGGTCATTGGTGCCAACGGAAAAGTAGGCCAACATGTGGTGAGCATGCTTCATGCGCATGAGCGGCACACCGTTCGTGCAATGGTTCGAAAACAAGAGCAATTGGAGGCTTTTCAGAAAAAAGGAATTGAAGCGGTACTCGCTGATCTTGAAGGTACTGTCGATGAAATTGCCGAAGCAGCCAAAGGCTGTGACGCGATCGTATTCTCTGCCGGTTCAGGTGGACACACAGGAGCGGATAAGACATTGCTTGTCGATTTAGACGGTGCCGTAAAAGCGATGGAAGCTGCAGAAAAAGTCGGAATTAAACGATTTGTCATGGTGAGCTCATTCCAGGCCCACAACCGTGAGAACTGGCCAGAAAACCTCAAACCTTATTATGTCGCTAAACATTATGCTGACCGTATGTTAATGAATAGTGGTTTAAATTATACGATTATTCGTCCTGGATATCTTCTTAATGAAAAAGGCACAGGGTTGGTTACTGTAGCAGAAAACTTAAATGTCGGGAGCATTCCACGTGAAGATGTAGCAAGAACAATCGTTCAATCTCTTGATGAACCAAATACGTATAAAAAAGCATTCGATTTAATGTCGGGGGATACAGAGATTGCGGAAGCATTGAAATCACTGTAA
- a CDS encoding LLM class oxidoreductase, translating into MEKFKNHKGYSRMYQENKLTLGLFFPIESYMGDVPEMNIEKQMKLAKRAEELNFASLFVRDVPLRDPNFGDVGQIYDPFTYLGYVAANTEKIALGTGSIILTLRHPLHVAKAAASVDRLSGERLILGVATGDRPIEFPAFSVNPEDRSELFREAIGVMKKAWKEHFPVIDSLRVHMTNGDLLPKPKLSDIPVMVTGHSGQSPEWIAEHSDGWIYYPRALKFQRALIENWRSLTEEFKPFTQSLYVDLAEDPYHVPIPIHLGFRTGRVFLIEFLEALRDAGVNHVIINLKYGQRPVEEVIEELGEFVLPHFPALS; encoded by the coding sequence ATGGAAAAATTTAAAAATCACAAAGGGTATTCACGCATGTATCAAGAAAACAAACTAACTTTAGGATTGTTCTTTCCGATTGAATCGTATATGGGCGATGTCCCTGAGATGAATATAGAAAAACAAATGAAGTTAGCCAAACGAGCAGAAGAACTCAATTTCGCTTCATTATTTGTGAGAGATGTACCGTTGCGCGATCCTAATTTCGGGGATGTCGGGCAAATATATGACCCGTTTACGTATTTAGGGTATGTTGCTGCCAACACAGAAAAGATTGCCTTGGGAACGGGAAGTATTATTTTAACATTGCGCCATCCTCTTCATGTCGCAAAAGCGGCGGCTTCTGTAGACAGATTATCTGGTGAAAGACTTATTCTCGGTGTCGCAACAGGTGACCGTCCAATCGAGTTTCCAGCATTCTCTGTGAATCCAGAAGATCGGAGCGAATTATTCCGAGAAGCAATTGGTGTCATGAAAAAAGCATGGAAAGAGCATTTTCCTGTCATTGACTCTTTACGAGTGCATATGACAAATGGAGATCTTTTGCCAAAACCGAAATTGTCAGACATACCAGTAATGGTGACAGGTCACAGTGGACAGTCTCCTGAATGGATTGCTGAACATAGTGATGGCTGGATTTACTATCCACGTGCACTCAAATTTCAAAGAGCATTAATCGAGAATTGGCGTTCGTTAACAGAGGAATTTAAGCCATTTACCCAATCGCTTTATGTTGATTTGGCGGAAGACCCATATCATGTACCAATACCGATTCATCTTGGATTCCGTACGGGCCGCGTTTTCCTTATCGAATTTCTTGAAGCTTTACGAGATGCAGGTGTGAACCATGTCATCATCAACTTAAAATATGGCCAACGCCCAGTAGAAGAAGTGATCGAAGAATTAGGTGAATTTGTGCTTCCACACTTTCCGGCTTTATCATGA
- the mnmA gene encoding tRNA 2-thiouridine(34) synthase MnmA — protein sequence MKKKRVVVGMSGGVDSSVAAYLLKQEGYDVIGVFMKNWDDTNDDGVCTATEDYEDVKRVANQLGIPYYSVNFEKEYWDRVFTYFIDELKRGRTPNPDVLCNTEIKFKAFVDYALSLDADYIATGHYARINRENGQIALLRGKDPNKDQTYFLSQLTAEHLSKVLFPIGELTKDEVRKIAQELNLVNANKKDSTGICFIGERNFKNFLKNYLPAQPGEIRSLDGEVLGTHDGLMYYTIGQRKGLGIGGKGTGEPWYVVDKDLENNVLLVAQGKNHPALFSTGLIASNISFINGDVRPRTFACTAKFRYRQEDQKVTVHIRPNGTAFVEFEKPVKAVTPGQVAVFYDNDVCLGSAIIDEVIKMDASTATAAS from the coding sequence TTGAAGAAAAAACGGGTTGTCGTTGGAATGTCGGGTGGGGTTGATTCCTCTGTGGCAGCCTACCTTTTAAAACAAGAGGGGTATGACGTAATCGGTGTATTTATGAAAAATTGGGATGACACTAATGACGATGGTGTATGTACAGCAACGGAAGATTACGAAGATGTTAAGAGAGTTGCCAATCAACTCGGGATTCCTTATTACAGTGTGAACTTCGAAAAAGAATATTGGGATCGTGTGTTTACGTACTTTATAGATGAGTTGAAACGGGGGCGAACACCAAATCCAGATGTTTTATGCAATACAGAAATTAAGTTTAAAGCGTTTGTTGACTACGCTCTTTCACTAGATGCTGATTATATCGCGACAGGCCATTACGCAAGAATCAACAGAGAAAATGGCCAAATCGCCTTATTGCGTGGAAAAGATCCCAATAAAGATCAAACGTATTTTCTTAGCCAATTAACAGCAGAGCATTTGTCAAAAGTCCTGTTTCCTATTGGAGAATTAACGAAAGATGAAGTACGAAAAATCGCTCAAGAATTGAACCTTGTTAACGCCAATAAAAAAGATAGTACAGGAATCTGTTTTATTGGAGAAAGAAATTTCAAAAACTTTTTAAAGAATTATTTGCCGGCACAGCCCGGAGAAATTCGTTCTCTAGATGGAGAAGTGCTAGGTACTCATGATGGGTTGATGTACTATACGATTGGCCAACGAAAAGGACTTGGAATCGGTGGAAAAGGAACAGGGGAACCTTGGTATGTCGTCGATAAAGATTTAGAAAACAACGTTTTACTCGTCGCTCAAGGTAAAAATCATCCTGCTCTGTTTTCTACCGGTCTTATTGCATCGAACATTAGCTTTATTAACGGGGATGTTCGTCCACGTACATTTGCATGTACAGCTAAATTCAGATACCGTCAAGAAGATCAGAAAGTAACCGTTCATATTCGTCCGAATGGAACGGCTTTTGTGGAATTCGAAAAACCAGTTAAAGCCGTTACTCCAGGACAAGTAGCGGTATTTTATGACAATGATGTTTGTCTTGGCAGTGCGATTATTGACGAAGTGATAAAAATGGATGCTTCAACTGCCACTGCGGCATCTTAA
- a CDS encoding RrF2 family transcriptional regulator, producing MNSDFSIAVHCVAYLAQKQSQRVTSEDIAQSVSVHPARLRKILSILRKENIITSKEGAKGGFSLNDSPEHITLDKIFKITSEETLVPKCPDSNENCPIGRNLSNILIRVFHNAEEHFLNYLKGVTIKDIIDEINSS from the coding sequence ATGAATAGCGATTTTTCGATTGCCGTTCACTGCGTCGCTTACCTGGCCCAAAAGCAAAGCCAACGAGTGACCAGTGAAGACATTGCCCAAAGTGTTTCTGTCCACCCAGCAAGATTAAGGAAAATTTTGAGCATATTAAGGAAAGAAAATATTATTACTTCTAAAGAAGGGGCAAAAGGCGGATTCTCTTTAAACGATTCACCAGAACATATTACGTTAGACAAAATATTTAAAATCACTAGTGAGGAAACGCTTGTACCGAAATGCCCTGATTCCAATGAGAATTGTCCAATAGGCAGAAACCTATCAAATATACTCATTCGCGTTTTTCACAATGCGGAAGAACACTTTTTAAATTATTTAAAAGGTGTAACGATCAAAGATATCATTGATGAAATCAATAGTAGTTAG